A window of Gadus chalcogrammus isolate NIFS_2021 chromosome 16, NIFS_Gcha_1.0, whole genome shotgun sequence contains these coding sequences:
- the cul3b gene encoding cullin-3b isoform X1: MSTLSKGGPKKDTKMRIRAFPMTMDEKYVNNIWDLLKNAIQEIQRKNNSGLSFEELYRNAYTMVLHKHGEKLYTGLREVVTEHLINKVREDVLNSLNNNFLQTLNQAWNDHQTAMVMIRDILMYMDRVYVQQNNVENVYNLGLIIFRDQVVRYGCIRDHLRQTLLDMIARERKGEVVDRGAIRNACQMLMILGLEGRSVYEEDFEAPFLEMSAEFFQMESQKFLAENSASVYIKKVEARINEEIERVMHCLDKTTEEPIVKVVERELISKHMKTIVEMENSGLVHMLKNGKTEDLACMYKLFSRVPNGLKTMCECMSSYLREQGKALVSEEGEGKNPVDYIQGLLDLKTRFDRFLQESFNNDRLFKQTIAGDFEYFLNLNSRSPEYLSLFIDDKLKKGVKGLTEQEVESILDKAMVLFRFMQEKDVFERYYKQHLARRLLTNKSVSDDSEKNMISKLKTECGCQFTSKLEGMFRDMSISNTTMDEFRQHLQTTGVSLGGVDLTVRVLTTGYWPTQSATPKCSIPPSPRHAFEVFRRFYLAKHSGRQLTLQHHMGSADLNATFHGPIKKEDGSEVGVGGAQVTGSNTRKHILQVSTFQMTILMLFNNRDKSTFEEIQQETDIPERELVRALQSLACGKPTQRVLTKEPKSKEIENGHAFTVNDQFTSKLHRVKIQTVAAKQGESDPERKETRQKVDDDRKHEIEAAIVRIMKSRKKMQHNVLVAEVTQQLRSRFLPSPVVIKKRIEGLIEREYLARTPEDRKVYTYVA; encoded by the exons ATGTCCACTCTCAGCAAAGGCGGTCCCAAGAAGGATACCAAGATGAGGATACGGGCCTTTCCT ATGACCATGGACGAGAAATATGTCAACAACATCTGGGACCTTCTGAAGAACGCCATCCAGGAGATCCAGAGGAAGAACAACAGTGGACTGAGCTTCGAGGAGCTGTACAGGAACGCTTACACCATGGTGCTCCACAAGCACGGGGAGAAGCTCTACACGGGCCTGCGGGAGGTGGTGACGGAGCATCTCATCAACAAA GTACGGGAAGATGTCCTCAACTCTCTGAACAATAACTTCCTCCAGACCTTAAACCAGGCCTGGAATGACCATCAGACTGCCATGGTTATGATCAGGGACATACTCATGTACATG GACCGAGTGTACGTGCAGCAGAACAACGTAGAGAACGTGTACAACCTGGGCCTCATCATCTTCAGGGACCAGGTGGTGCGCTACGGCTGCATCCGAGACCACCTCCGGCAGACCCTGCTGGACATGATCGCCCGCGAGAGGAAGGGCGAGGTGGTCGACAG GGGCGCCATCAGGAACGCCTGCCAGATGTTAATGATCCTCGGGCTGGAGGGGCGGTCTGTATACGAAGAAGACTTCGAGGCTCCGTTCCTAGAAATGTCTGCAGAGTTTTTCCAG ATGGAGAGCCAGAAGTTCCTGGCGGAGAACAGCGCCAGTGTTTACATTAAGAAGGTGGAGGCGCGGATCAACGAGGAGATCGAGCGAGTCATGCACTGCCTGGACAAGACGACGGAGGAGCCCATCGTCAAGGTGGTGGAGCGGGAGCTCATCTCCAAACACATGAAGACCATCGTGGAGATGGAGAACTCGGGCCTGGTCCACATGCTGAAGAACGGCAAGACGGAAG ACCTGGCGTGCATGTATAAGCTGTTCAGCAGGGTGCCTAATGGACTGAAAaccatgtgtgagtgtatgagcTCCTACCTCAGAGAGCAGGGCAAGGCTCTGGTGtcggaggaaggagagggcaaGAATCCTGTGGACTACATCCAG GGCCTGCTGGATCTGAAGACGCGCTTCGACCGCTTCCTCCAGGAGTCGTTCAACAACGACAGGCTCTTCAAACAAACCATCGCTGGGGACTTTGAGTACTTCCTCAACCTGAACTCCCGCTCGCCCGAGTACCTGTCCCTCTTCATCGACGACAAGCTGAAGAAGGGAGTGAAAGGG CTGACGGAACAGGAGGTGGAGTCCATCCTGGACAAGGCCATGGTGCTGTTCCGCTTCATGCAGGAGAAGGACGTGTTTGAGAGGTACTACAAGCAGCACCTGGCCCGCCGGCTGCTCACCAACAAGAGCGTCTCGGACGACTCTGAGAAGAACATGATCTCCAAGCtcaag ACGGAGTGCGGCTGTCAGTTCACCTCCAAGCTGGAGGGCATGTTCCGGGACATGAGCATCTCCAACACCACCATGGACGAGTTCAGGCAACATTTACAGACTACAGGG gTGTCGTTGGGAGGAGTGGACCTGACAGTGCGGGTGCTGACCACGGGGTATTGGCCAACGCAGTCTGCGACGCCAAAGTGCAGTATCCCCCCGTCGCCGCGACACGCGTTCGAAGTCTTCAGAAG GTTCTACCTTGCCAAGCACAGCGGCAGACAACTCACACTGCAGCATCACATGGGCTCTGCGGACCTCAACGCCACCTTCCATGGACCAATCAAAAAG GAGGACGGGTCAGAGGTCGGCGTGGGAGGAGCCCAGGTGACTGGCTCCAACACCAGGAAGCACATCTTACAGGTGTCCACCTTTCAGATGACTATCCTCATGCTGTTCAACAACCGAGACAAGTCCACGTTTGAG GAGATCCAGCAGGAGACGGACATCCCCGAGAGGGAGCTGGTGCGGGCGCTGCAGTCGCTGGCCTGCGGGAAGCCCACCCAGAGGGTGCTCACCAAGGAGCCCAAGTCCAAAGAGATCGAGAACGGCCACGCGTTTACAGTCAACGACCAGTTCACCTCCAAACTTCACCGAGTCAAGATCCAGACAG TGGCGGCTAAACAGGGGGAGTCAGACCCTGAGCGGAAGGAGACGCGGCAGAAAGTGGACGACGACAGGAAACACGAGATAGAAGCCGCCATCGTCCGTATCATGAAGTCAAGAAAGAAGATGCAGCACAACGTACTGGTAGCAGAG
- the cul3b gene encoding cullin-3b isoform X2 — protein sequence MSTLSKGGPKKDTKMRIRAFPMTMDEKYVNNIWDLLKNAIQEIQRKNNSGLSFEELYRNAYTMVLHKHGEKLYTGLREVVTEHLINKVREDVLNSLNNNFLQTLNQAWNDHQTAMVMIRDILMYMDRVYVQQNNVENVYNLGLIIFRDQVVRYGCIRDHLRQTLLDMIARERKGEVVDRGAIRNACQMLMILGLEGRSVYEEDFEAPFLEMSAEFFQMESQKFLAENSASVYIKKVEARINEEIERVMHCLDKTTEEPIVKVVERELISKHMKTIVEMENSGLVHMLKNGKTEDLACMYKLFSRVPNGLKTMCECMSSYLREQGKALVSEEGEGKNPVDYIQGLLDLKTRFDRFLQESFNNDRLFKQTIAGDFEYFLNLNSRSPEYLSLFIDDKLKKGVKGLTEQEVESILDKAMVLFRFMQEKDVFERYYKQHLARRLLTNKSVSDDSEKNMISKLKTECGCQFTSKLEGMFRDMSISNTTMDEFRQHLQTTGVSLGGVDLTVRVLTTGYWPTQSATPKCSIPPSPRHAFEVFRRFYLAKHSGRQLTLQHHMGSADLNATFHGPIKKDGSEVGVGGAQVTGSNTRKHILQVSTFQMTILMLFNNRDKSTFEEIQQETDIPERELVRALQSLACGKPTQRVLTKEPKSKEIENGHAFTVNDQFTSKLHRVKIQTVAAKQGESDPERKETRQKVDDDRKHEIEAAIVRIMKSRKKMQHNVLVAEVTQQLRSRFLPSPVVIKKRIEGLIEREYLARTPEDRKVYTYVA from the exons ATGTCCACTCTCAGCAAAGGCGGTCCCAAGAAGGATACCAAGATGAGGATACGGGCCTTTCCT ATGACCATGGACGAGAAATATGTCAACAACATCTGGGACCTTCTGAAGAACGCCATCCAGGAGATCCAGAGGAAGAACAACAGTGGACTGAGCTTCGAGGAGCTGTACAGGAACGCTTACACCATGGTGCTCCACAAGCACGGGGAGAAGCTCTACACGGGCCTGCGGGAGGTGGTGACGGAGCATCTCATCAACAAA GTACGGGAAGATGTCCTCAACTCTCTGAACAATAACTTCCTCCAGACCTTAAACCAGGCCTGGAATGACCATCAGACTGCCATGGTTATGATCAGGGACATACTCATGTACATG GACCGAGTGTACGTGCAGCAGAACAACGTAGAGAACGTGTACAACCTGGGCCTCATCATCTTCAGGGACCAGGTGGTGCGCTACGGCTGCATCCGAGACCACCTCCGGCAGACCCTGCTGGACATGATCGCCCGCGAGAGGAAGGGCGAGGTGGTCGACAG GGGCGCCATCAGGAACGCCTGCCAGATGTTAATGATCCTCGGGCTGGAGGGGCGGTCTGTATACGAAGAAGACTTCGAGGCTCCGTTCCTAGAAATGTCTGCAGAGTTTTTCCAG ATGGAGAGCCAGAAGTTCCTGGCGGAGAACAGCGCCAGTGTTTACATTAAGAAGGTGGAGGCGCGGATCAACGAGGAGATCGAGCGAGTCATGCACTGCCTGGACAAGACGACGGAGGAGCCCATCGTCAAGGTGGTGGAGCGGGAGCTCATCTCCAAACACATGAAGACCATCGTGGAGATGGAGAACTCGGGCCTGGTCCACATGCTGAAGAACGGCAAGACGGAAG ACCTGGCGTGCATGTATAAGCTGTTCAGCAGGGTGCCTAATGGACTGAAAaccatgtgtgagtgtatgagcTCCTACCTCAGAGAGCAGGGCAAGGCTCTGGTGtcggaggaaggagagggcaaGAATCCTGTGGACTACATCCAG GGCCTGCTGGATCTGAAGACGCGCTTCGACCGCTTCCTCCAGGAGTCGTTCAACAACGACAGGCTCTTCAAACAAACCATCGCTGGGGACTTTGAGTACTTCCTCAACCTGAACTCCCGCTCGCCCGAGTACCTGTCCCTCTTCATCGACGACAAGCTGAAGAAGGGAGTGAAAGGG CTGACGGAACAGGAGGTGGAGTCCATCCTGGACAAGGCCATGGTGCTGTTCCGCTTCATGCAGGAGAAGGACGTGTTTGAGAGGTACTACAAGCAGCACCTGGCCCGCCGGCTGCTCACCAACAAGAGCGTCTCGGACGACTCTGAGAAGAACATGATCTCCAAGCtcaag ACGGAGTGCGGCTGTCAGTTCACCTCCAAGCTGGAGGGCATGTTCCGGGACATGAGCATCTCCAACACCACCATGGACGAGTTCAGGCAACATTTACAGACTACAGGG gTGTCGTTGGGAGGAGTGGACCTGACAGTGCGGGTGCTGACCACGGGGTATTGGCCAACGCAGTCTGCGACGCCAAAGTGCAGTATCCCCCCGTCGCCGCGACACGCGTTCGAAGTCTTCAGAAG GTTCTACCTTGCCAAGCACAGCGGCAGACAACTCACACTGCAGCATCACATGGGCTCTGCGGACCTCAACGCCACCTTCCATGGACCAATCAAAAAG GACGGGTCAGAGGTCGGCGTGGGAGGAGCCCAGGTGACTGGCTCCAACACCAGGAAGCACATCTTACAGGTGTCCACCTTTCAGATGACTATCCTCATGCTGTTCAACAACCGAGACAAGTCCACGTTTGAG GAGATCCAGCAGGAGACGGACATCCCCGAGAGGGAGCTGGTGCGGGCGCTGCAGTCGCTGGCCTGCGGGAAGCCCACCCAGAGGGTGCTCACCAAGGAGCCCAAGTCCAAAGAGATCGAGAACGGCCACGCGTTTACAGTCAACGACCAGTTCACCTCCAAACTTCACCGAGTCAAGATCCAGACAG TGGCGGCTAAACAGGGGGAGTCAGACCCTGAGCGGAAGGAGACGCGGCAGAAAGTGGACGACGACAGGAAACACGAGATAGAAGCCGCCATCGTCCGTATCATGAAGTCAAGAAAGAAGATGCAGCACAACGTACTGGTAGCAGAG